In Deltaproteobacteria bacterium, the genomic window TGGTGGACGACATCAAGGCGGCCATGTCCGGCATGCTCAGCCCGGATATCCGCGAGGTCTACCTGGGTCAGGCCGATGTACAGCAAACCTTCAGTGTCCCCAAGGTCGGCACCATCGCCGGCTGCATGGTCAGCGACGGCAAGTTGAAACGCAATGCCGGCATCCGGCTGCTGCGTGACGGCGTGGTCATCTACACGGGCAAGCTCAGCTCCTTGAAACGTTTCAAGGATGACGCCCGCGAGGTCACCAAGGGCTATGAGTGTGGCGTTGCGTTGGAAAACTTCAACGACATCAAGGTTGGCGACATCATCGAAGCCTTCGAGGAAGTCGAGGAGGCCCGGACCATTTAACGGTTCGGGGAAACGCCCATGATCGTGGGGACCTTGCGTCTGGAATTCAGACTGCATGGCGTTTTTTCCTTGAAGGAAAAACGAAAAACCGCCAACAGCCTAAAGCAGAAACTGCGCAACACGTTCAATGTCGCGGTGGCCGAAACCGAGGCCCAGGATGCACACCAGATCCTGGTCCTCGGGGTGGTCACGGTGGCCAACGAAACACGTCACGTGCACAGCCAGCTCTCCAAGGTCCTGGCCTGGGTGGAAGCCTCCACCGATGACGAGCTTGTCCATGCCGACATGGACGTATTTGGAGCCTGATTTTATGCAACGCAGCACGACTCGCCGTTCGGCTCAGATGGCCGACCAAATCATGCAGGTTCTTGGCATGCTCCTGGTCCAGGAAGTCGAGGACCCGGTCCTGGCCCTGACCACCATCACCGGGGTCCGACTGAACCGGGATTTCAGCATCGCGGAAGTGCTCTACACCCACATCCGTGGACGCGCCGCCGAAGCGGAAATAGACAAGGCCCTGCATCGGGCCAAGGGCTTTTTGCGCACACGCCTGGGCAGGGAGCTCAAATTGCGGGCCATTCCGGACCTGCGATTCACCTGGGACACATTCCTCGAGGACATGGTCTATGACGCCCCCCCTGAAACTCATTGTTGAACGCATCCGGGAAACGGACAACTTCCTGATCGTTTCCCATGTTTCGCCCGATGGCGACGCCCTGGGGTCCATGCTGGCCATGGGGGAGCTGTTGCGCGCCCTGGACAAGCACGTCACCCTGTTCAACGAATCCGGCCTTCCGGACCGCTTCACCTGGCTCAAGCCCAAATGGGACATCCCCCGCGAACTGCCCGCCACCGAGCCGGAAACCGTCATCGTCCTGGACTGCGGCAGTCCGGAGCGGGCTGGCTCCGTCATCGCGCCCTGGCTCGCGTCCAAGCCGGTCATCAACATCGACCATCATCTTGGCAACCCCATGTTCGGCACCTTGAACTGGGTCGAGCAGCGGGCGTCGTCCGTGGGAGAAATGATCGGCATGCTGGCCCGCAAGCTGGGCATGCCCCTGGCCGGTTTGCTGGGTGAATACGTCTATCTGGCCCTTGTTTCGGACACGGGCGATTTCCGTTTCAACAACACCCGCCCCGAAACCCTGGAAATGGCCGCTGAAATCCTGCGCCTGGGCTTGCTTCCCGGCCCATTTCACGAACAGATGCAGTCCACCGGCACCCTGGACCAACTCCGGATGCGCGGCACGGTCATCCAACAGGCATCGCTCCACGCCCAGGGGCGGATCACCCTCATCGCCTTTACCCGCGATATTTTCGAGCGTACCGGCACCGGTCCCGAGGATACGGAAGGTCTGGTCAACACGGTCCTGTATGTTCGGGGCGTGCAGGTGGCCATCAGTCTGCGCGAGGAAGAGGACCGGATCAAATTTTCCCTCCGATCCAAGGGCAGCGTCAACGTCCAGGCCGTGGCGGCCCGTCTTGGCGGCGGCGGGCACCGCAACGCGGCCGGCGGGCATTTGTTCATGGACATGGACCAAGCCAAGACGCTCATGGTCGAGGCCGTGTCCGCGGAGTTGGCCACGGCATGACCAAGCCGACCTTCAAACAACTTGACGGCGTTCTGGTTTTACATAAACCCGGAGGCCCGACGTCCACGGACTGCCTGAACAAAATCAAGTGGAACCTGGGCCAGAAAAAAATCGGCCACGCCGGCACCCTGGACCCCATGGCCACGGGCGTGCTGGTGGTGTTGCTTGGCCAAGGCACCAAGCTGGCCAATTATCTGAGCGCGGATCGCAAGGCCTATCGCGGCCGCCTCGTCCTGGGCCAGACCACCGACACCTACGACGTCCAGGGCCGAATTCTGACCGAGGCGCCCTGGGACCATCTGACTCCGGAACTGGTGCGCAGCGAAATCCTGTCCTGGAAGGGAACCATGAGTCAGGAAGTGCCGCCGGTGTCCGCGGCCAAGCACCAGGGAACACCGCTTTACGCCCTGCACCGGGCCGGGAAGGAAACTCCGGTCAAGGTCAAGGACGTTACAATTTTCGATGTGGAGATTCTCGATCTGAATCTGCCCCACGTCACATTTCGAGTTGTCTGCTCCGCCGGAACCTATATCCGCTCCCTGGCCCACAGCCTGGGGAAGCGACTTGGGTGCGGGGCGGTGCTCGGCGAACTGGAACGGGAGGCCAGCCACCCGTTTACCCTGGCCCAGGCGCACGATCTCGCCTCGGTCCTGGACAGCAAGGACGGACTGGACAAACTTGTCCTACCCATGGCCCAGGCGCTGCCACACTGGCCCAAGCTGATGCTGACCAAGGAACAAAGCGACTTGGTCCGCAATGGGACAGGGCTGAAAACCAGCCTGTTTCCGCAGTATCCGGCCCAAGGCGGAGACCGGGCCCTCTTGCTCTCCTCCACGGGGCAGCCCTTGGCCCTGGTGGAAGCGCAAGAGCGGGATCAAGGCTTGGTCTGGGCCATCCTGCGCGGGCTCTGGCAGGCCTGACCACACCGGTTCGCGGTGGTTCATGTCAGGAGAAAGAAACATTAAACCGGAGGATATGGCTGTGGTCTTAACCCCTGAACGCAAAGCTGAAATTGTCAAGGAATACGGCAAGACCGAAACGGATACCGGTTCTCCCGAAGTCCAGGTCGCCCTGCTGTCCGCACGGATCGAGTATCTGACCGATCACTTCAAGGGCCATAAGAAGGATTACCATTCCCGCACGGGTCTTCTGAAGCTGGTCGGCAAGCGCAGACAGCTTTTGAACTACCTGCGGAACAAGGACATCCAGAAATACCGCGATCTGATCGCCAAACTCGGTCTGCGCAAGTAGACATCATAAGGCGGGGCCATCGGCCCCGCCTGCTTGTTCACCAATCGCACTCCAGGCGGCGTTTTCGCGGTTTTGTGTTTAGTCCGTGCTCCAATCCCCGATTGCAGTAGGCACTAAACACCAAACCCGCCCAGCTGCCATGCACGGAGTGCCCAACCACCACGAGGTTCATCATGGCATTCCAACTCACCAGCCGAAGCGTCCCCATGGGCGACTCGGAAATCGTCATCGAACACGGCAAACTGGCCTTGCAGGCCAGCGGCTCGGTCACCGTGCGCTGGGGCGACACCATCGTCCTGGTCACGGCCACGCATCAAGCCCTGGACCGCGACGTGGATTTCCTGCCCCTGACCTGCAACTATCAGGAAATGCTCTACGCCGCCGGCCGGATTCCGGGCAGCTATTTCCGCCGCGAAGTCGGCCGCCCCAGCGACCACGAAACCCTGACCTCGCGCCTCATCGACCGCCCCATCCGCCCTTTGTTTCCCAAGGGCTGCACGCATGAAATCCAGGTCATCGCCACGGTCATTTCCTCCGACAAGGAGCACGCCGCCGACATCCTGGCCATGATCGGCGCCTCGGCCGCCCTGCATATTTCCGACATCCCCTTTGCCGGTCCCATCGCGGCCATCCGCGTCGGCTACAAGGACGGGCAATTCCTGCTCAATCCTCCGGCCTCGCAGCTGGCTTCCAGCGACCTGAACATGGTTCTGGCCGGCACGCGCGACGCCGTGGTCATGGTCGAGGGCGGAGCCCAGTTCCTGTCCGAGGATATCATGGCCGAGGCCGTGGCCTGGGGTCACGCCCAGATCCAGCCCATTCTGGACGCCCAGGAAGAACTGCGCGCCGTTCTGGGCAAGGAAAAATTTCTGGTCACGCCGCCCCAGGAAGACACGGAACTGAGCGAAGCCGTGGCCGAACTGGCCGCCGCGCCCCTCGGGGAAGCCCTGACCGTGCCTGGCAAAATGGACCGCAAGGACGCCAAGAAAAAAGTCCGCCAAGACCTGATGGACGCCCTGGCCACCCGTTTTGCCGACACGCCGGAGCGTTTGAAGGGCGTGGGAGAAATTCTGGAACACCTTGAGAAAAAAATCGTCCGCCAACGGATCATGACCGACAAGGTGCGCATCGACGGCCGCGATCTGACCACGGTCCGCCCCCTGACCCTGGAAGTGGGCTTCCTGCCCCGAACCCACGGTTCGGCGATCTTCACCCGTGGCGAAACCAAATCCCTGTGCACCTGCACCCTGGGCAGCACGCGGGACGAGCAGCGCGTGGAAACCCTGGCCGGAGAAACTTCCCGGCGCTTTCTCATGCACTACAACTTCCCGCCGTACAGCGTGGGCGAAGCCCGCATGCTGCGCGCTCCGTCCCGGCGCGAGGTCGGCCACGGCGCCCTGTCCGAACGCGCCCTGGCTCCGGTTCTGCCGCCGGCCGAAACCTTCCCCTTCACCATCCGCGTCGTGTCCGACATCATGGAATCCAACGGTTCCTCGTCCATGGCATCGGTCTGCGGCGGCACCCTGGCCTTGATGGACGCCGGCGTGCCCATCAAAACGCCCATCGCGGGCATCGCCATGGGGCTCATCAAGGAAGCGGACGAATACCTGGTGTTGACCGATATTCTGGGCGACGAGGATCATCTGGGCGACATGGACTTCAAGGTTGCCGGTTCCCGCGACGGCGTGACGTCCATCCAGATGGACATCAAGATCGCCGGCATTCCCGCCGAGGTCATGCGTCAGGCGCTGCACCAGGCCAAGGCCGCCCGGGTCCACATCCTGGATCAGATGGAGGCGGTCATTTCCACGCCGCGTGGCGAATTGTCCCGATTCGCGCCGCAGATGGAAGTGGTGCATATCTCGCCCGAGAAAATCCGCGAGGTCATCGGACCCGGCGGAAAAAATATCAAGGCGATCTGCGAGGCAACCCAGGCCGATATCGACATCGACGATTCCGGCAAGATTTCCATTTTCGCTCCGGACCAGACCTCGCTGGCCAAGGCCCGGGAAATGGTCCTCTACTACGATCAAAAGGCCGAGCTGAATAAGGATTATGACGGCATCGTCAAAAAAATCATGGATTTTGGCGCGTTTATCGAAATCTTGCCAGGCCTTGAAGGGCTTTGCCACATTTCGCAGCTGGCCCGGGAACGGGTCAACACCGTGCAGGACGTTGTCCAGGAAGGCGACGCCATCCGGGTCCGGGTCATCGACATCGAACCTTCGGGTCGCATCAAACTGAGCCGCAAGGCCATCATCCTGGAAGAACTGGGCGAGGAGCCAGAGCCGGAGCAACCCCGTGCTCCGCGTGGTGATCGTCCCCGTGGCGGCGGAGATCGACGCGGTCCCGACCGCCGAGGACCTCGCCGCGACCGGTAGACAACGCCCCTGGCGGGTCGGCACTAACCAGCCGCTCGCCACAAAAAAAGCGCCTTCGGGCGCTTTTTTTGTTTGCAGTGCCAGCGCGCCCCCGCCAATTCCAGCCAGGCAGTGGCCACCATGAACCAGAAAAATTCACGACGAAGCCCGACCAGCCCTGCCTGACCGTCAAAACGCCGGTCATCCAGGGGCGCGAAGCCTCTTGGAAACCCGCAACACGCCGCCCCGAATCAAACAAAAGCGGCATAGAGGACCGTGCAGGCGACAAGACTGGCCACGCGGAAGCCCTGGCTGCACACAATCAGTTCCAATGCCAAAACCGGCTTGTAAATACCCGCATAGTACGGAAACTGATGACGAAAGGCCCGCATGGGCGAAGAAAGGACATTGCCGACCACCAGTGCTAGGACCACATCGCGGACCGACATGGAACCGCTATCGAGCAAGGCTCCGGCCGCAGCCATGCCCGCCGAGAATTCCGCCGCGAGCTGAAACACAATGATGCCCATGGCTTTGGGATGAAGCCAGGACACCCCCCCCAGATACCGGGCGAGAAACTGCTCCGCCAAGGCGAACAGACCGAACGCGTGCATGAAATACACGCCGATATAAATGGGCACGGTGAGGGAGATGATCTTGCGGATTCGCCGTCGAAACCGCTTCCACGTCTTGTCCAGGACAGCCCGCCACGTCACGGTTTCTCCTTGGGGCATGTCCACGGCATGGCAACGATCCAGGCCGTGGAGCAACAAACGACCGACGACAAGGATGCTCACGGTTCGCACCACGGCGGAGCCCACGGTGATGCCCAAATAGACAAAGGCGGCGGACTTGAGAATGGGCGCGGTGATAAAGATCATGCTCGGCAGATGCAGGAAATACGTTGGCACGCTGTTGAACAAATTGGACAGGATCAGCTCGCGCCGGGTCAATCGTCCCTGGTCATACGCCTCGGCCAGCATGGTGTTGGCCGTGACGCCCGAGACAAACGCCACGGCAAAGCTGGCCGCCGAAATATCGCACAGTCGCCCGATGCGGGCCAGGGGCTGGGCCAGCCTGGCCACGAATCGCGTCCAGTGCAGGGCCTCGATCAAATTGCCGATAAAAAGGCCCATGGAGACCAAGGCCACCAACTTCATCAGGGGATATCCCAACGACGACCAAAGCTCGGCCACGTTCATCGCGCGCCTCCGGTGCTGGCAACCTTGATCCGCGGCCGCCAGGCCTCGACAGACCATTTCAAGCCCGCCCCGGAAATCGCGCCCAGGGCGTTGGCGACCATGTCCCGGACATCCATGACCCGCCCCGTGGGCAGGACATCCTGGCCCACTTCCAGGACGACGCCCAGGGCCATGGCCCACGACACGGCCCAGGGACCACGCCCATATCGGCGTCGCCAGGGGCACAGGGCAACCAAAATGGCGTAGGCCAGAAAATGCATCAGCTTGTCGTCATTGGCCATGCCCTGGGGCATGGCCGCGGGCAAAAGAGAAAAGGCGACGAGCGCCAGCACATAGGCGCTCCAGACAATATCCCAGGCACGGTTCATGGATCGAGTTGCACGCATGGGCCGGGACCTAAGCCAAAGCCCCAGCCAGGGCAAGGTTTTGGGGTTCTTGTTATTTGCGCGACAAGCGACTATGGGCTCGCCATGTCGCCCTGTCCCCGTATTTGGATCAGCGCCGGCGAAACATCCGGCGATTTGCACGGCCAGCTTTTGGTCCACGCCCTGCGCGAACAAAACCCGAACGCCCGGTTCATGGGCATGGCGGGGCCGGCCATGCGCGCCGAGGGGGTCGAGCCCATTCTGCGAAGCGAGGATCTGTCCGTCATGGGTTTCACCGAGGTTCTGGCACGGTTGCCAAAAATCGTGGCCCTCCTGAAAACCGTCAAACACAATCTCGCGCGCATCCGGCCCGACGTACTCGTGGTCATCGATGCTCCGGATTTTCATTTCCGCGTGGTCCGCATCGCGCGGGCCCTGGGTATCCCGGTCGTGTATTACATCAGTCCCAAGCTTTGGGCCTGGCGCGAAGGCCGCGTCGCCTTTATCCGGGACCATGTGGACCGTCTTGTGTCCATCCTGCCCTTCGAAGTGGACTTCTATGCCAGGCATGGCATGCGCATCGACTACGTGGGACATCCACTGCTGGACACGCTCCGCACGCCGGAACTCATGGCCATTCAGCCACTTGCCCGGCGTATTGGCATCCTGCCCGGAAGCCGCGAACGCGAAATCGCGACCCTGTTGCCCCTCTTTGCCCGCACGGCGGAGCTGCTCGCCTCGCGCTTTCCGGAACTGGAATTCGTGCTGCCCGTGGCTCCGGGCATGGACACGACGCTCATCTCCCGCTACTGGACCGCGACACGGCCGGTGACGCTGGTCGAAAGCGAAATCCGCCATGCCACCATGCGCTCCTGCCGGGCCATCATGGCGGCCTCGGGCACGGCCACCCTGGAAACAGCCCTGCTCGGCGTGCCCACGGTCGTGGCCTATAAATTTTCGCGACCGAGCTTCCTGCTCGGCAAACTTTTGGTCAAGGTGCCCTACATTTCCCTGCCCAACCTCATTCTCGGCGATGAAATCTTTCCGGAATATCTTCAAAACGCGGCCCACCCCCCGGCCATGGCTGCCCGGATTTCGCAATGGATTCCCGATGGCCCCCACCGGGACGATCTGCGTCGCCGCCTTGACTCGCTCCCCTCCCTGCTCGGCGACGGCAACGCGACCCGCCGGGCAGCCCGCATTGTCCTGGAAACGCTCCACCATCCATAGCGCAAGCGTCCACGGCATCACCCAAAAAACAAACAGCTCTTTTATTTTGTCAACAAGTCTATAGAATTATTTCATAATGTTGAGAAGGACCGCCTTACATGAAACACCACGCGCGCACTCTTTTATTGACGCTTTGCCTCGTCGCCCAACCCGCCCTCTTCCACGCCGATGACACAGTGGAAATCCATGGAATTCTTGAAGAAACGACGGCTGGCGTGATCCTGGTCACCGACGCCTCCAGCTATATTATCCGCGGCATCGACGCCTCTGGACTGGACGGGCGCAGGGCCATTGTTCTTGGAGACCAAGGCGAGGACAACGGACTGGAATACATCGACGCCACGGAAATCAAAATCGCACAATAAGGATCGATCGCGACAGACAAACCCACGCTTGACAATCGATTCTCCATTGTTCATCACAGCGGTCATGCAGACCTCCTCCATTACCCCCATTTGCATTATTCTGTCCGTGATTATCCAGTCACGACCGGGGGAGTGACGCATTCGCAAACCAGTTCGCGCGATCAAAAGCCCCCGACCTCATGGCCGGGGGCTTTTTTTTCAGGACCAACTCTGGATCGACGCGACAAATCCACGGCATGACCAGCAACCAATGGGGAAACTCCATGAACGCCATTCAAATCTATGACACCACGCTGCGCGACGGGACCCAATCCGAGGAACTGAACCTGTCCACCGAAGACAAGCTGCGCATCGCGACCAGGCTCGACCAGCTTGGCGTCGCGTACATCGAGGGCGGTTGGCCCGGCTCCAACCCCAAGGACAAACGCTTTTTCACCGAAATGCGCCAATACGAACTGCACACGGCCAAACTGGCGGCCTTCGGCTCGACCCACGCCGCCAAGGGCACTGCGGAAAGTGACGCCAACCTGCAGACCCTGGTCGAATGCGGCGCGCCCGTGCTGACCATCTTCGGCAAGACCTGGGACATCCATGTCACCGATGCCCTAAAAATCACCCTGGAACGCAACCTGGAACTCATCCGCGACTCCCTGGCCTTTCTGCGCCCGCACGCGCGGGAGCTGTTTTACGACGCCGAGCACTTTTTCGACGGCTACAAGGCCAATCCGGACTACGCCCTGCACTGCCTGCGCACGGCTTGGGCGGCCGGAGCCGATCTGCTGGTCCTCTGCGACACCAACGGCGGCAGCATGTCCGAAGAAATCGCGTCCATCATGGACGCGGTCACGACGCAAATGCCCGAAGCCAGGTTCGGCATCCACGCCCACAACGACTGCGAGCTGGCGGTGGCCAACTCCCTGACCGCCGTCCGCCACGGCGCGATCCAGGTCCAGGGAACCATCAACGGCTATGGTGAACGCTGCGGCAACGCCAACCTGTGCTCCATCATTCCCAACCTGGAACTCAAAATGGACCGCGTCTGCCTGCCCCAAGGCAATCTGCAACGCCTGACCGAGACCGCGTCCTTCGTGTCCGAGGTCGCCAATCTGCGCTGCTTCAAGCGCCAGCCCTACACGGGTCTTTCGGCCTTCACCCACAAGGGCGGCGTGCATGTGGCCGCCGTACGTCGCAATCCCCGCACCTACGAACACATCGAGCCGGGATTGGTGGGCAACAAACAACGCATCCTGCTCTCGGATTTGGCCGGCCAATCCAATATTCTCTACAAGGCCAAGCAATATGGCTTTGAACTGGACAAGGGCGATCCCTTTGTCCTGGAGCTTTTGACCGAACTCAAGAACCGGGAAAACCAAGGCTACGAGTATTCCGCGGCCGAGGCGTCCTACGAGCTTCTGGTCAATCGCGTCCTGGGGCGGGCGCGGAACTATTTCCGGTTGGTCAGTGTCCGCATCCTGGACTCGATTTTCACCGAAGCCACGGAACCCTTCACCGAAGCCACGGTCATGCTGCGCGTGGGCGGGCTGGTCGAACACACCGCGGCCACGGGCAAGGGTCCGGTCAATGCCATGGACGGCGCGCTGCGCAAGGCCTTGGAGCGCTTCTACCCCAACCTGGCCGAAATGCGTCTCTTGGATTTCAAGGTCCGCGTCCTGGCTGGCATGCCCAGCGCGGACGGTCACCGGGGCACGGCCTCGGTGGTACGGGTATTGATCGAATCCGGGGACCACACGCATCGCTGGACCACGGTGGGCGTGTCCTACAATATCATCGAGGCCAGCCGGCAGGCCCTGGAAGATTCCATCAATTACAAGCTCTTCAAGGATGACCAGCGCAAGCTGACCCAGGCCATCCGCGAAATCTAACAGAAAAGGCCCCGCTCGGTGAGCGGGGCCTTCGCGTCTGGGATCCTCGGACGCGCGGGAATTATTTCAGTCCAAGGGCTTCCTTGATGTAGGGGAAATCAATGATGGAGCTGACCAGCTGGGAACCATGCTGGATCTTGATCACGTCACGGAGCTTGTGCCGAGACAAAATGGCTTCCATCTTCTTGGCCACGGAAAAGGTGTCATCACGGACCACGACAATGGGCACTTCCAACACCTCGGCCCGGGTCATGATAATGTCGTTGGGATACAGATTGCCGGTCAGGACCAAACACTGACACTGTCCTTCCAAGGCGACCAGCTGCACGTCGGAGCGATCACCGCCGACAATGATGGCCGATTTCCGGCTCTTGCGGAAATGCGTCATGAAATTTTCGACCTGCATGGTGCCGATCAGAAAATTTTCCACCACCCGGTCGGACTTGTCCTGGGCCGTGATGACCTTGCCACCAAGGCGATCGGCCAAATCAGCGACCTTGATGGCGCCCATGAGCGGATCGCTCGGAATCTTGCCCAGAACCTTGATGCCCTTGCTCTCCAGAAAGGGATGGAGCAAGGAGTCCAATTCTTCCTTGAACGCCGGGGGGATGTCATTGAGCAGCACGCCCAAAAGCTGGTCGCCAAGCAATTCCTTCATGGCCACCAGATAGTCGTAGTTCAATTCCTTGACATAGCGGTCAATGATGATGCCCTTGATATCCAGGGCCTTGATCACGCTGATTCCATCCACGTTGCAATACTTGCCCGAATACATACTTCCGGAACCGGCGACGATCATGACGTCCTTGTCCTTGCCCAGGGCCTCGTAGGCGGCCTTGATCCTGGGCATCAGATCCTCGCACTTGCCGGTGAAGGCCTTCATCTTGAAGTCCTGATCCACGACCACGGGCGTGACCAGGGCCGGGTCTTCTGTCTGCCCCAGGATATCCTGGACAAAAAAAGCGTCCGCGTCCCCGAGCACGCCGTTCTTCTCCTGGGGCAAGGCGCCAACCGGCTTCATGTATCCGACGCGGTATCCCTCTTTCTGCAGCTTGAGCCCCAGTCCCATGGCGATCATGTTCTTGCCGGAATATCCGGATGTCGCGCCCACATAAATTCCTATCATGCTCCCTCCCGATACGAAGTGAAATCTTTCCCCGACCCGACGACCGACCCTAATCCGACGGGGGCAGCAGTGTCATCCGGGCTCCGGCCACCCATGCCCCTCGGGACGTGGCCAAAACCGGATCAAGCTCCAAGGTGTAAATCTCCGGGAAATCCAGGGCCATCTGGGACACGGTCAGCAATACATCCTCCAGTGCCCGCAAGTCCAGCGCGTCGCGGCCCCGCTCGCGCTTCAGCAAAGGAAAAGCCTTGATCTCGCGGATCATGTCCCCCGCGTCCTCCAGGGACAACGGAGCCAGGCGTAATGAAAAATCATTGAAAATCTCGGCATGGCTGCCGGACAAGGCAAAACGGAAAAGCGGGCCGAATTTGGGATCGCGCTGCATGCGGATGCAGATTTCCCGAGGCCGGCCCAAAATCATTTCCTGAACCAGGCAGCCGGACACGAATGCCTCCTGACGCAGACACTGGACCCGTGCCGTCAACTGGGCAAATCCGGCGCGCACCTCGTCCGGCGTGTTCAAACCGATTTCCACGCCGTTCACGTCACGTTTGTATTCGATATCGGGCGAGGCGATTTTAAGCGCCACCGGACAGGCCAGACGCTTGGCGATCTTGGCCGCGCTCTTGCTGGTCCTGGCCAGTTCCGTCCGGGGAAACTGCAGCTCATAGGCCTGGAGCAGGGGCTGTATCTCGAAGCCGAAAAGTTCGGTTTTGCCCACGGCCAGGCAATCCTCCAAAAAGCGCTCGGCCTTGGCCTTGTCCCGACGGTAGCAGACCTCCACCGGGTAGGGCTTTTTCTTCCACTCGGCATAGCCGAGCATCGCGTTCAGGCTGGCCAGGGCGGCTTGTGGATAGGAATAGCACGGCAGGCCATGGCTTTGCAAAAATCGTTTCTCCTCGAGCACGCCCTCCTGTCCAATCAAGCACACGGCCAGGGATCTCTCCGCGACCTTGGGCACGGACACCAACTCGCGGACGATTTCCGACACATCCACTCCCAGTCCGGGAGCAATGACCATCAATACCATGTGGACCTGACGATCCGCGAGGACTTCCCGCAAGGTTTGAGCGTATTGAGTCGGCGTCGCGGCCATGCCGATATCGACGGGATTGGAAATCCGGGCATGACGCGGCAAAACAGCCCCAAGCCGCGCCACGGTTCCCTCGCTCAACGGCGGTAGGGTCATGTTCGTTCCGGCCATGCCATCGGCCGCCAAAATACCCGCGCCCCCGGAATTGGTGACAATGGCCAGGTTGGGCCCCTTGGGCAGGGGCTGGGTGCCAAAAACACGGGCCAAGTCGAACAAGGAAGAAAGACTGTCGGCCTGGATGATGCCGGCCTGTTTGAGCGCTGTCTGATAGGCCCGTTCGGAACCGGTCAGGGCGCCGACATGGGAGGCAATGGCCTTTTGCCCATGTTCGGTCATGCCCGCCTGGAGCATGATCACCGGTTTCTCGCGGGTAATGGTCTGGCTGATGCGGGCAAAACGTCGTCCGTTGTTCATGCCCTCGAGGT contains:
- a CDS encoding citramalate synthase, translating into MNAIQIYDTTLRDGTQSEELNLSTEDKLRIATRLDQLGVAYIEGGWPGSNPKDKRFFTEMRQYELHTAKLAAFGSTHAAKGTAESDANLQTLVECGAPVLTIFGKTWDIHVTDALKITLERNLELIRDSLAFLRPHARELFYDAEHFFDGYKANPDYALHCLRTAWAAGADLLVLCDTNGGSMSEEIASIMDAVTTQMPEARFGIHAHNDCELAVANSLTAVRHGAIQVQGTINGYGERCGNANLCSIIPNLELKMDRVCLPQGNLQRLTETASFVSEVANLRCFKRQPYTGLSAFTHKGGVHVAAVRRNPRTYEHIEPGLVGNKQRILLSDLAGQSNILYKAKQYGFELDKGDPFVLELLTELKNRENQGYEYSAAEASYELLVNRVLGRARNYFRLVSVRILDSIFTEATEPFTEATVMLRVGGLVEHTAATGKGPVNAMDGALRKALERFYPNLAEMRLLDFKVRVLAGMPSADGHRGTASVVRVLIESGDHTHRWTTVGVSYNIIEASRQALEDSINYKLFKDDQRKLTQAIREI
- a CDS encoding phosphotransacetylase family protein, whose amino-acid sequence is MIGIYVGATSGYSGKNMIAMGLGLKLQKEGYRVGYMKPVGALPQEKNGVLGDADAFFVQDILGQTEDPALVTPVVVDQDFKMKAFTGKCEDLMPRIKAAYEALGKDKDVMIVAGSGSMYSGKYCNVDGISVIKALDIKGIIIDRYVKELNYDYLVAMKELLGDQLLGVLLNDIPPAFKEELDSLLHPFLESKGIKVLGKIPSDPLMGAIKVADLADRLGGKVITAQDKSDRVVENFLIGTMQVENFMTHFRKSRKSAIIVGGDRSDVQLVALEGQCQCLVLTGNLYPNDIIMTRAEVLEVPIVVVRDDTFSVAKKMEAILSRHKLRDVIKIQHGSQLVSSIIDFPYIKEALGLK
- a CDS encoding CoA-binding protein: MDFRLQPAQCIHWNFLRHPRYSMRDVYLHALFSPKAIAVIGSFDNMGTAAAVVRSNLERWGYQGKIIPVKWIGEDAPGENLPLGVDLAVVCLEPGRVPDALEWIADRGIKAVIVTSSGFREIGGHGYYLEERIVQVASSRNLTLLGPNCLGVASWSARMNASLISRLPDLGNIAFFSPSGSMCNAILDWAASEEIGFSKFASLGNRAIIDEASMLQFLADDPKTSVIIGYLEGMNNGRRFARISQTITREKPVIMLQAGMTEHGQKAIASHVGALTGSERAYQTALKQAGIIQADSLSSLFDLARVFGTQPLPKGPNLAIVTNSGGAGILAADGMAGTNMTLPPLSEGTVARLGAVLPRHARISNPVDIGMAATPTQYAQTLREVLADRQVHMVLMVIAPGLGVDVSEIVRELVSVPKVAERSLAVCLIGQEGVLEEKRFLQSHGLPCYSYPQAALASLNAMLGYAEWKKKPYPVEVCYRRDKAKAERFLEDCLAVGKTELFGFEIQPLLQAYELQFPRTELARTSKSAAKIAKRLACPVALKIASPDIEYKRDVNGVEIGLNTPDEVRAGFAQLTARVQCLRQEAFVSGCLVQEMILGRPREICIRMQRDPKFGPLFRFALSGSHAEIFNDFSLRLAPLSLEDAGDMIREIKAFPLLKRERGRDALDLRALEDVLLTVSQMALDFPEIYTLELDPVLATSRGAWVAGARMTLLPPSD